In Rothia mucilaginosa, one genomic interval encodes:
- a CDS encoding fibrinogen-like YCDxxxxGGGW domain-containing protein: MNFLPFTRGGRSQGVASSASEGSRVGSRSGSRALGAAAASFAMVAASLGPIASGAQAADARYYDGSSSERAAASCWEAKQNNPRGKSGAYWLYTPAMSAPEQFYCDQETDGGGWVMIGRGRESWTENYYGRGSADQLYKNPTGFDAVQLSGVTVNALLNGTRPQDLPDGVRFHRAMNVEGTTWQDFKAHRDSSTEWTWTLRSKMFWSNISVKNTWQYSNRYDYANRGQVAGNIFTHESDDFRSLNFEEKASQGYKLGFTYGRNARITWWTETYLMNRPSAYIYRPANDSTTPLVFTQMFLRPKVTQNDLAAKGLHAYGPQGAAASNHRALPNSYSEKWKWRTSAETGTGKKGEMNTQVEAITEVGGAVFTGGDFAYVESASGEKVEQAFLAAYEVGTGELRRSFRPKINGQVKSVEALPNGLLAVGGSFDQVNGEYYNGFVLLDPQTGQVAKDWDIRVVSRITSLPVQIKTLHVRDGYLYIGGSFTHLKGQTSPTYAYARNLARIKLSNGEVDWNWRPVFNGTVNGVSASEGNADVYVAGYFTQLNNQEAFRLAHMQGNSTNPLTWNHRPSYTPKSARTWDLKNERKMWGFQFDVQDAGSSVWVGGTEHMISRYEKSSMRRTDSAITREGGDFQDLHLSGNTIYGACHCGDFLFQGADTIDSEWENATNAQTIRLVAAFDKDSGKMLPEFAPIMNGAYGYGVWESFVDSTGTLWVGGDIRKSLGANGVQPTIGFARYAPRDVTPPAPPSNLKVTTNGSKDQLTWSGISERRVKYQVLRDDRPIATVTGTSYSVDHRDGARYYVRAVDTADNYSASTEAVQAA, translated from the coding sequence ATGAATTTTCTTCCGTTCACGCGTGGAGGGCGCTCACAGGGCGTTGCTTCCTCCGCTTCTGAGGGCTCTCGCGTAGGCTCTCGTTCTGGGTCCCGCGCTTTGGGTGCGGCGGCTGCTTCTTTTGCGATGGTTGCGGCGTCTTTGGGTCCGATTGCTTCGGGCGCTCAGGCTGCTGACGCACGCTATTATGATGGTTCGTCGAGCGAGCGCGCTGCGGCGAGCTGCTGGGAGGCTAAGCAGAATAATCCGCGTGGCAAGAGCGGCGCGTACTGGCTGTACACCCCCGCGATGAGTGCTCCCGAGCAGTTCTATTGCGATCAGGAAACTGATGGTGGCGGCTGGGTTATGATTGGCCGAGGTCGTGAGAGCTGGACTGAGAACTACTACGGTCGTGGTAGTGCTGATCAGCTGTATAAGAACCCGACCGGCTTTGATGCGGTGCAGCTCTCCGGCGTGACCGTGAATGCGCTACTGAACGGTACCCGTCCGCAGGATTTGCCTGACGGTGTGCGTTTCCATCGCGCGATGAATGTTGAGGGCACTACCTGGCAGGATTTTAAGGCTCACCGTGATTCCAGTACCGAATGGACTTGGACTTTGCGTTCGAAGATGTTCTGGTCAAATATTTCGGTTAAGAACACCTGGCAGTACAGTAACCGTTATGACTACGCCAACCGTGGTCAGGTGGCTGGCAACATCTTCACCCATGAATCTGATGATTTCCGTTCTCTGAACTTCGAAGAGAAGGCATCGCAGGGCTACAAGTTGGGCTTCACCTACGGTCGAAACGCCCGGATTACATGGTGGACTGAGACCTACCTGATGAACCGACCTTCGGCGTATATTTACCGCCCGGCGAATGATTCGACCACTCCCCTGGTGTTTACTCAGATGTTCTTGCGTCCGAAGGTGACTCAGAACGATTTGGCGGCTAAGGGTCTGCATGCTTATGGCCCGCAGGGTGCTGCTGCAAGTAACCACCGCGCACTGCCCAATAGCTACTCTGAGAAGTGGAAGTGGCGTACCAGCGCTGAAACCGGTACCGGCAAGAAGGGTGAGATGAACACCCAGGTTGAGGCTATCACCGAGGTTGGTGGCGCTGTCTTTACCGGTGGTGATTTCGCGTACGTTGAGTCGGCAAGCGGCGAGAAGGTTGAGCAAGCTTTCTTGGCTGCTTACGAGGTGGGTACCGGCGAGTTGCGCCGTTCCTTCCGTCCGAAGATTAACGGTCAGGTGAAGTCGGTTGAGGCTCTGCCGAACGGCCTGTTGGCTGTGGGCGGCTCCTTCGATCAGGTGAACGGCGAGTACTACAACGGTTTCGTGCTTCTGGATCCGCAGACCGGTCAGGTGGCTAAGGATTGGGATATCCGCGTGGTCAGCCGCATCACTTCCCTGCCGGTACAGATTAAGACCCTGCACGTGCGTGACGGTTACCTGTACATTGGCGGTTCCTTCACTCATCTGAAGGGCCAGACTTCCCCCACCTACGCGTATGCGAGGAACCTGGCTCGCATTAAGTTGAGCAACGGCGAGGTGGATTGGAACTGGCGTCCGGTCTTTAACGGCACGGTCAACGGTGTGAGCGCTTCCGAGGGCAACGCCGATGTGTACGTTGCTGGCTACTTCACTCAGCTGAATAATCAGGAGGCGTTCCGTCTCGCTCATATGCAAGGTAATAGCACGAACCCGCTGACCTGGAACCACCGTCCTTCGTACACCCCCAAGAGTGCCCGAACCTGGGATCTGAAAAACGAGCGCAAGATGTGGGGCTTCCAGTTCGATGTTCAGGACGCTGGCTCCTCTGTCTGGGTGGGTGGCACCGAGCATATGATTAGCCGTTACGAGAAGAGCTCGATGCGCCGCACCGATAGCGCGATTACTCGTGAGGGCGGCGATTTCCAGGATCTGCATCTGAGCGGCAACACCATTTACGGTGCGTGCCACTGCGGCGATTTCCTCTTTCAGGGTGCAGACACTATCGATTCGGAGTGGGAGAACGCGACTAACGCTCAGACCATTCGTCTGGTAGCTGCGTTCGATAAGGACAGCGGCAAGATGCTACCGGAGTTTGCACCGATTATGAACGGTGCGTATGGCTATGGTGTGTGGGAGTCCTTCGTGGATTCGACCGGCACTCTGTGGGTTGGTGGCGATATCCGTAAGTCACTGGGTGCTAACGGTGTGCAGCCGACCATTGGTTTTGCACGTTATGCACCTCGCGATGTGACTCCTCCGGCTCCCCCGAGCAACCTGAAGGTTACGACGAACGGTTCTAAGGATCAGCTGACCTGGTCGGGTATTTCCGAGCGTAGGGTGAAGTACCAGGTTCTGCGCGATGATCGTCCTATTGCAACGGTTACGGGCACGAGCTACTCGGTGGATCACCGCGACGGCGCCCGCTACTATGTACGTGCGGTAGATACTGCGGATAACTATTCGGCAAGTACCGAGGCCGTTCAGGCGGCATAA
- a CDS encoding fibrinogen-like YCDxxxxGGGW domain-containing protein, with protein sequence MPVAIPAITPSTAVEQTAAKRDSAFYNGTTSERAAASCWEAKQANPEAKSGAYWLYTPAMSQPAQFYCDQETDGGGWVKIGEGRDGWTENYEGQGDTSQLYSDAAPASSGLTLEQGKALRSVPAAKTPIQLSGTTISQLLNGVRPDQLPDGYRFRRALNTSGTKWQEVTVDRRQTSEWTWALRSSAIWSNTTITNPDEFSSYNDEGRKYWTNNTWEDHILRGQNNGFKALIFDELASQDYRMGFRYGANSPISQDGSEPAMTDAQNSYIYGKESNGETSFGYTQMFLRPKLTQNDLNLGAIPDSGTPASTRRALPNSRSADWRWRTSTKTFTGETGEMNTYVEAITEVNHGNGTSSVFIGGDFMYLESSSGEVVKQSNIAAFDPVTGDLRRDFKLTVNGQVKAVEALPNNRLAVGGNFKLVNGEKHENFVVVDATTGEVAPEWAQVSVEDRILTEPMTVKTIHRQGDYVYIGGTFTHVHESEKAGAAYSRNIARFKLGEPSDGVPGIVSVDRDWRQVFNGTVNGISASADNSHVYVAGYFTWLNGGLAYRVADITQHMQKGSPWAYQHSEIPAGAKVSDLRSETKIWGFQFDVQDAGTGVWVGGTEHLISRYDKASLTPTYTAITRNGGDFQDLHLNGNTIYGACHCGDFLYQDSRNKQSPLNGSSVVHSIKLVAAFDKDSGKMLPEFSPAIKGDHGFGIWESFVDSTGTLWVGGDIHRSLGVHGTQDTVGFARFEARDVTPPATPQNLKVELKDDKDVLTWDSVQDTGSVRYQILRDDRVIASTSDTKFEIDHTDNARYFVRAVDSSDNYSASTPVQVAPVRPTPTPTETATETPTATADPTASADPTASADPSASASATPSAEATTEVPKEENPKPADPKPEDPKDEAAKDQIVLPYASEWKYMVSSKAPNRKYGWKYNFRFSLEDIAQEAWQTGKTPIGVGTGNLNTSVKVPLLRTHPNIYAYTTIQLTREQASRDLVLTTYADDAIAVGVNGEEVGRSNFDTRGRLWNSAIASSSIDTATAQKTPVTFTVPASQLKAGENLIAVEVHPGISRRNVRPNVSFDLQATSKAPVAEQPTEKEADKEAEAPAANEAEQPVVDNANNVNNAAAEQGERRIVNNGVGTRVPMWSRRN encoded by the coding sequence TTGCCCGTAGCTATCCCCGCTATTACGCCGAGTACCGCTGTCGAACAGACTGCGGCAAAAAGGGACTCTGCTTTCTACAATGGCACGACCTCCGAGCGTGCTGCCGCTAGCTGTTGGGAAGCCAAGCAGGCTAACCCCGAGGCAAAGAGCGGCGCCTACTGGCTGTACACTCCCGCGATGAGCCAGCCGGCACAGTTCTACTGCGATCAGGAAACTGATGGCGGCGGCTGGGTCAAGATTGGTGAGGGCCGCGACGGCTGGACCGAAAACTACGAGGGCCAGGGAGACACTTCCCAGCTCTACAGCGATGCTGCACCCGCGTCATCCGGTTTGACTCTCGAGCAGGGCAAGGCTCTACGCTCGGTGCCCGCCGCGAAGACCCCGATTCAGCTTTCGGGCACCACTATTTCTCAGCTACTCAACGGCGTTCGCCCCGATCAGCTACCCGACGGTTACCGTTTCCGCCGCGCCCTAAACACCTCGGGCACCAAGTGGCAGGAGGTGACGGTTGACCGCCGCCAGACCTCCGAGTGGACCTGGGCTCTGCGTTCGAGCGCTATCTGGTCGAATACGACCATCACCAACCCTGACGAGTTCTCTTCCTATAACGACGAGGGCCGCAAGTACTGGACTAACAACACCTGGGAAGACCACATTCTGCGTGGCCAGAATAACGGCTTCAAGGCTTTGATATTTGATGAGTTGGCTTCGCAGGATTACCGCATGGGTTTCCGTTACGGTGCTAACTCCCCCATTTCGCAGGATGGCTCTGAGCCGGCGATGACCGACGCGCAGAACTCCTATATCTACGGTAAGGAAAGCAACGGTGAAACCTCTTTCGGTTACACCCAGATGTTCCTGCGCCCTAAGCTAACCCAGAATGATTTGAACCTGGGCGCTATCCCGGATTCCGGTACCCCGGCAAGCACTCGTCGTGCCCTGCCCAATAGCCGTTCGGCGGATTGGCGCTGGCGAACCAGCACCAAGACCTTCACCGGTGAAACCGGCGAAATGAACACCTACGTTGAGGCCATCACCGAGGTCAATCACGGCAACGGCACCTCTAGCGTGTTTATTGGTGGTGACTTCATGTACCTTGAGTCCTCTTCCGGCGAGGTGGTGAAGCAGTCTAATATTGCTGCCTTTGACCCGGTGACCGGCGATTTGCGCCGCGATTTTAAGCTGACTGTTAACGGTCAGGTGAAGGCTGTTGAGGCTCTGCCGAATAACCGCTTGGCTGTTGGTGGTAACTTCAAGCTCGTTAACGGTGAAAAGCATGAGAACTTCGTCGTTGTTGATGCCACGACCGGTGAAGTTGCCCCGGAATGGGCCCAGGTTAGCGTCGAAGATCGTATTCTTACTGAGCCCATGACGGTGAAGACCATCCACCGTCAGGGTGACTACGTGTACATCGGTGGCACCTTTACCCACGTTCATGAAAGTGAAAAGGCGGGTGCTGCGTATTCGCGCAATATTGCCCGTTTTAAGCTGGGCGAGCCTTCTGACGGCGTGCCCGGTATCGTGAGCGTGGATCGCGATTGGCGTCAGGTGTTCAATGGCACCGTCAACGGTATTAGCGCTTCCGCTGATAACTCTCATGTTTATGTTGCCGGCTACTTCACCTGGCTCAACGGCGGCCTTGCCTACCGCGTGGCTGATATTACTCAGCATATGCAGAAGGGCAGCCCGTGGGCATACCAGCATTCTGAGATTCCGGCCGGCGCTAAGGTCTCTGACCTGCGTAGTGAAACCAAAATTTGGGGTTTCCAGTTCGACGTCCAGGATGCCGGTACCGGCGTCTGGGTGGGCGGTACTGAGCACCTCATCTCTCGTTACGATAAGGCGTCCTTGACCCCCACCTACACCGCGATTACCCGCAATGGTGGCGACTTCCAGGATCTGCACCTGAACGGTAACACCATCTACGGTGCCTGCCACTGCGGCGATTTCCTCTATCAGGATTCGCGTAACAAGCAGTCTCCTCTGAACGGCTCAAGCGTGGTCCACTCAATCAAGCTGGTTGCTGCTTTCGATAAGGACAGCGGTAAGATGCTGCCGGAGTTCTCCCCTGCTATTAAGGGTGACCACGGATTCGGTATCTGGGAGTCCTTCGTGGATTCGACCGGCACTCTGTGGGTTGGCGGCGATATTCACCGTTCGCTAGGTGTTCACGGCACTCAGGATACCGTCGGTTTTGCGCGCTTTGAGGCTCGCGATGTGACTCCTCCGGCTACCCCGCAGAACCTGAAGGTAGAGCTAAAGGACGATAAGGACGTTCTGACGTGGGATTCTGTGCAGGATACCGGTAGTGTTCGCTACCAGATTCTGCGTGATGACCGAGTCATCGCTAGCACTTCGGATACGAAGTTCGAGATTGACCACACCGACAACGCACGTTACTTTGTGCGTGCTGTGGACAGCTCGGATAACTACTCTGCGTCCACTCCGGTCCAGGTAGCTCCGGTTCGCCCGACTCCTACCCCCACGGAGACCGCGACCGAGACTCCTACCGCTACTGCTGACCCCACGGCAAGTGCTGATCCGACCGCGAGCGCTGATCCCAGTGCTTCGGCAAGCGCTACCCCGAGTGCAGAAGCGACTACTGAGGTACCGAAGGAAGAGAACCCGAAGCCTGCCGATCCCAAGCCTGAGGATCCGAAGGACGAGGCTGCTAAGGATCAGATTGTTCTGCCCTACGCGTCCGAGTGGAAGTACATGGTCTCCAGCAAGGCTCCTAACCGTAAGTACGGTTGGAAGTACAACTTCCGCTTCTCCCTGGAAGATATCGCGCAGGAAGCATGGCAGACCGGCAAGACCCCGATTGGTGTCGGCACCGGTAACCTCAACACCTCCGTTAAGGTTCCGCTTCTGCGTACCCACCCCAATATCTACGCCTACACCACCATCCAGCTCACTCGTGAGCAGGCAAGCCGCGACCTGGTGCTGACCACCTACGCGGATGACGCTATTGCGGTGGGTGTCAACGGTGAAGAGGTTGGTCGTTCCAACTTCGACACCCGTGGAAGGCTGTGGAATAGCGCGATTGCATCGAGCTCGATTGATACCGCTACGGCTCAGAAGACTCCTGTGACCTTCACCGTTCCGGCTTCTCAGCTGAAGGCTGGTGAGAACCTCATCGCTGTTGAGGTTCACCCGGGCATTAGCCGACGTAACGTTCGCCCGAATGTGAGTTTCGATTTGCAGGCTACCTCCAAGGCACCGGTTGCTGAGCAGCCCACTGAGAAGGAAGCTGACAAGGAGGCGGAAGCTCCCGCCGCAAACGAGGCTGAGCAGCCCGTGGTCGACAACGCGAACAATGTGAACAACGCTGCCGCTGAGCAGGGCGAGCGACGCATTGTCAATAACGGAGTCGGAACCCGTGTTCCGATGTGGTCCCGAAGGAACTAA
- a CDS encoding CDP-alcohol phosphatidyltransferase family protein, with protein sequence MSTSEAPHAPNSAPASGFSAKFSRTLRSLEAAQKPGIGVPAYTRWVNRRVARYFAAAAVALGITPNGVTAISAACSVAGLIVLITCPPSIGVGICVALLFALGYGLDSADGQVARVTGASSPAGEWLDHVVDSIRVPSVHMATLLSFLLYPAHYSFTGSNAFNGWIIAMPMIFTALTAGHFMSQILAEQLRNNRKTAAPPTGGPLRSFINLHMDAGTLCWIYIFLGFGPVFVIVYALLLLANAATVLLSMRRKYVSLATPAE encoded by the coding sequence ATGTCCACCTCTGAGGCACCTCACGCCCCGAACTCCGCACCCGCATCGGGATTTTCTGCGAAGTTTTCCCGCACCCTGCGCTCTCTTGAAGCAGCGCAGAAGCCCGGCATTGGCGTTCCCGCCTACACCCGCTGGGTCAACCGCCGAGTAGCACGCTACTTCGCCGCGGCAGCTGTCGCTCTGGGCATTACCCCCAACGGCGTCACCGCAATTTCCGCTGCATGTTCCGTTGCAGGCCTCATCGTTCTGATTACCTGCCCGCCCAGCATTGGTGTAGGTATCTGCGTTGCCCTGCTTTTCGCTCTCGGTTACGGCCTGGACTCCGCTGACGGCCAGGTTGCTCGCGTAACCGGCGCATCCTCCCCCGCCGGTGAGTGGCTCGACCACGTGGTCGACTCCATCCGTGTGCCCTCCGTGCACATGGCAACTCTGCTCTCCTTCCTGCTGTACCCTGCGCACTACTCCTTTACCGGTTCCAACGCATTCAACGGCTGGATCATTGCGATGCCCATGATTTTCACCGCGCTGACCGCCGGTCACTTCATGAGCCAGATTCTGGCTGAGCAGCTGCGCAACAACCGCAAGACCGCCGCTCCCCCGACCGGTGGTCCCCTGCGCTCCTTCATTAACCTACACATGGACGCTGGCACCCTCTGCTGGATTTACATTTTCCTTGGCTTCGGCCCCGTATTCGTCATCGTCTACGCACTGCTTCTGCTGGCTAATGCCGCAACCGTCCTGCTGTCCATGCGTCGCAAGTACGTTAGCCTCGCGACCCCCGCTGAGTAA
- a CDS encoding glycosyltransferase family 2 protein — MMHFTFRNPAVSAVIATNGKRPELLRVAVRSILEQSYRGFVEVVVVFDRVEPDRLEDIEVGENRALKIVSNTRSGGLAGGRNSGIIASSGEMIGFCDDDDYWMPSKLTQQVALWRENPEAAAISSGITVRSGGQDIVRLAPERATFADFLRSRITEIHPSAMLYSREDLLGVDGKPARIGLVDEELPAAYGEDYDLLLRATRHGDVLSVPEPLILVLWDRPSFFSGKWQSMVDGLSYILRKFPEFEQDPKGLARIAGQIAYAQASLGNNKEARAYARAALRRDPKQLRAWAAYVVSTGVIKPATLLDLVQKTGRGL, encoded by the coding sequence ATGATGCACTTCACCTTTCGCAACCCTGCTGTTTCCGCCGTTATCGCGACCAACGGCAAGCGCCCCGAACTGCTTCGCGTGGCTGTCCGTTCCATCCTTGAGCAGAGCTACCGCGGCTTCGTTGAAGTCGTTGTCGTCTTTGACCGTGTTGAGCCCGACCGCCTCGAGGACATTGAGGTCGGCGAAAACCGTGCTCTGAAGATTGTCTCCAACACCCGCTCCGGCGGTCTGGCTGGCGGCCGCAACAGCGGCATCATCGCCTCCAGCGGTGAGATGATTGGCTTCTGCGATGACGACGACTACTGGATGCCCTCCAAGCTCACCCAGCAGGTCGCTCTCTGGCGCGAAAACCCCGAAGCAGCCGCTATCTCTTCGGGTATTACCGTCCGCTCCGGCGGCCAGGACATCGTGCGCCTGGCGCCCGAGCGCGCAACCTTCGCAGACTTCCTGCGTTCGCGCATTACCGAAATTCACCCCTCCGCCATGCTGTACTCCCGCGAGGATCTGCTCGGCGTTGACGGTAAGCCCGCCCGCATCGGCCTGGTCGATGAGGAGCTGCCCGCCGCCTACGGTGAAGACTACGACCTGCTGCTGCGCGCAACCCGCCACGGCGATGTGCTGAGCGTACCCGAGCCGCTGATTCTGGTGCTCTGGGACCGCCCCTCCTTCTTCTCCGGCAAGTGGCAGTCCATGGTTGACGGCCTCAGCTACATTCTGCGTAAGTTCCCCGAATTTGAGCAGGATCCCAAGGGTCTGGCGCGTATTGCCGGTCAGATTGCATACGCGCAGGCGTCCCTGGGCAACAACAAGGAGGCGCGTGCCTACGCTCGCGCTGCTCTGCGCCGCGATCCCAAGCAGCTTCGTGCGTGGGCGGCGTATGTTGTGTCCACCGGCGTTATTAAGCCCGCTACTCTTCTTGATCTCGTCCAGAAGACCGGTCGAGGTCTCTAA
- a CDS encoding O-antigen ligase family protein, with product MDSTPPSGILRARARNRPVSTAQKKLPAWPLLALLYGFPALWALGVLQIAPLVLAAIMLFYLIIRGNVRVPGSLWVWGAFCVWVVVAALALTRSTDIIGWGLRFVNILSAGIYALYYYNARSSISVNRLLGGLATLWVTLIVLGYGGVLFPEFRLRTPMSFIMPAGFMQNPLVRDYMLPPLAEVQRPWGAPEAYIRPSAPFPYANSWGLAYTLLTPVMLACLLRLRSIWLRIALLIGMALSTVPAIATSNRGMFIGLGISAAYVLLRQFLAANWRAVGMGIAAIAAVVVALFASGTVDNILGRQDYSDSTGGRAALYRATWKATLESPIIGYGTPRMEPSIGVSMGTQGYLWTLMFCFGFVGLALFALFMVCTVASGARVKTTSGYWLHSVPVACCVVFIFYSFDIAQLTILMLASMACIRSIRDGEGL from the coding sequence TTGGATAGTACTCCGCCCAGCGGTATTCTGCGTGCCCGCGCGCGCAACCGTCCGGTATCTACGGCGCAGAAGAAGCTCCCCGCCTGGCCTCTGCTGGCGTTGCTGTACGGCTTCCCGGCGCTGTGGGCTTTGGGTGTGCTTCAGATTGCGCCGCTGGTACTGGCAGCGATTATGCTTTTTTACCTCATTATTCGAGGTAATGTGCGCGTGCCCGGTTCTCTGTGGGTGTGGGGTGCATTCTGCGTGTGGGTTGTTGTTGCGGCCCTTGCGCTGACCCGTTCGACTGACATTATTGGTTGGGGTCTGCGCTTTGTAAATATTCTCAGTGCCGGCATTTACGCCCTGTACTACTACAATGCGCGCTCCTCTATTAGCGTCAATAGGCTGCTGGGCGGTCTGGCGACTCTGTGGGTGACCCTCATTGTTCTGGGTTACGGTGGTGTTCTTTTCCCCGAGTTCCGTCTGCGTACTCCGATGAGCTTCATCATGCCTGCTGGTTTTATGCAGAACCCGCTGGTGCGCGACTACATGCTTCCTCCCCTGGCTGAGGTTCAGCGTCCTTGGGGTGCTCCCGAGGCGTATATTCGACCCTCCGCGCCGTTCCCCTACGCGAATAGTTGGGGTCTGGCGTACACCCTGCTCACCCCGGTAATGCTGGCGTGCTTACTTCGCCTGCGTTCCATCTGGCTGCGTATTGCGTTGCTGATCGGTATGGCGCTTTCTACCGTGCCGGCAATTGCGACCAGTAACCGCGGCATGTTCATTGGTCTAGGTATCAGCGCAGCGTACGTACTGTTGCGTCAGTTCCTTGCGGCTAATTGGCGTGCTGTGGGTATGGGTATTGCGGCGATTGCGGCTGTGGTTGTGGCGCTCTTTGCGTCGGGCACCGTGGATAACATTCTGGGTCGTCAGGACTACTCGGACTCCACCGGTGGCCGTGCGGCACTCTACCGCGCCACCTGGAAGGCAACCTTGGAGTCCCCGATTATCGGTTACGGCACTCCGCGTATGGAACCGAGCATTGGCGTGTCAATGGGTACCCAGGGGTACCTGTGGACTCTGATGTTCTGCTTCGGCTTCGTGGGTCTGGCGCTGTTCGCGCTCTTCATGGTGTGCACTGTGGCAAGCGGCGCGCGCGTGAAGACCACCTCCGGGTACTGGCTACATAGCGTGCCGGTCGCGTGCTGTGTTGTCTTCATCTTCTACAGCTTCGATATTGCTCAGCTGACCATTCTGATGCTCGCGTCGATGGCGTGTATCCGTTCCATTCGGGATGGTGAGGGGCTATGA
- a CDS encoding oligosaccharide flippase family protein, whose protein sequence is MTKNQSPRGLETTAVSAFDDAYSTGGHPSRRARLRESGEYVEQADSLAESSADEFAPTVDDIRSGRFPATTALSIVPPAQGFASEESLPESLEAGSSESGSLATGSSAANASAVAGAHLPGSRRIAPATAESVEKVQEEKTPNEKAKPSASGAQADSASAKSAPVKKAPGKGKQPSLAKSGSLASLCVMYGAGIAFVTTMVVSNGIGAEGSGEFFRLMALFAIAISLVTFGADTGLVRTMSAQRALGRYGVLPQLIRYGLIPSLVTSVLLVVGVYTYTEIVPMAPEYQAAMRVSSAFVLIAALMTVFFGALRGLHRVVTFTVLQNVLLPTLRFAAVGLVVLFSGQLMDLVYAWTVPVAITAVVALWLLERAFPSEEHVAVLPSEDSPAETFRSFWGFSSARGVATIVETILEWIDVLVVTAFLGAAAGGIYGAVNRCVRVGTMIEHTGRVVTGPSISAALATRQLDRARDIFLSTTRVLTALSWPFYLSLAFFGPTLLGFFGKGFEAGAGILWVICPAAMLSMSAGGVQSVLLMSGKSRWQLLNKLSSLVVAVTLNFTLVPVWGLYGAVTAWASALLIDTFLASYQVFRLVGIRASAREMAPSLFLGAAVPTACALVSLTFLGQSVLGVIVYVVLLVPVYGVVLYRFRKALGIERFLSARRAKT, encoded by the coding sequence ATGACGAAGAACCAGTCCCCCCGTGGTTTAGAGACCACTGCGGTTTCAGCTTTCGATGATGCCTACTCGACGGGCGGTCACCCTAGCCGCCGTGCACGCCTGCGTGAGAGCGGCGAGTATGTGGAGCAGGCCGACTCACTGGCAGAGTCTTCTGCCGATGAGTTTGCTCCGACGGTGGACGATATCCGTTCCGGTCGTTTTCCTGCGACCACGGCACTGTCGATTGTGCCTCCGGCTCAGGGCTTTGCATCCGAGGAGTCGTTGCCCGAGTCTTTGGAAGCGGGTTCTTCGGAGTCAGGTTCTTTGGCTACAGGTTCCTCAGCGGCGAACGCTAGCGCTGTGGCGGGTGCTCATCTGCCCGGTTCCCGGCGGATAGCCCCGGCTACTGCTGAGTCTGTAGAAAAGGTGCAGGAAGAAAAGACTCCGAATGAGAAGGCTAAGCCTTCCGCATCAGGTGCTCAGGCTGATAGCGCATCCGCGAAGAGCGCGCCGGTTAAGAAAGCTCCCGGAAAGGGTAAGCAGCCCAGCCTCGCGAAGAGCGGCTCTCTTGCTTCTCTGTGCGTGATGTACGGTGCGGGTATCGCGTTCGTGACCACGATGGTGGTGTCGAACGGTATTGGTGCTGAGGGTTCGGGCGAGTTTTTCCGTCTGATGGCGTTGTTCGCGATTGCGATTTCGCTGGTGACTTTCGGTGCGGATACGGGCTTGGTTCGTACGATGAGTGCTCAGCGTGCGCTGGGTCGTTACGGTGTGCTTCCGCAGCTGATCCGTTACGGTCTAATTCCTTCGCTGGTGACTTCGGTGCTTCTGGTGGTGGGTGTGTACACCTACACCGAGATTGTGCCGATGGCTCCCGAGTATCAGGCGGCAATGCGTGTCAGTTCGGCTTTCGTGCTGATAGCGGCGCTGATGACGGTGTTCTTCGGCGCTCTGCGTGGCCTGCATCGTGTGGTGACTTTTACGGTTCTGCAGAATGTTCTGCTTCCTACTCTGCGTTTTGCGGCGGTGGGTTTGGTGGTTCTTTTCTCGGGTCAGCTCATGGATTTGGTGTACGCCTGGACCGTCCCGGTGGCGATTACTGCGGTGGTTGCCCTGTGGCTTTTGGAGCGGGCGTTCCCTTCCGAGGAGCATGTGGCGGTTCTTCCTTCTGAGGATTCTCCGGCTGAGACGTTCCGTTCGTTCTGGGGTTTCAGCTCTGCACGCGGTGTCGCTACCATTGTGGAAACCATCCTGGAGTGGATTGACGTGCTGGTGGTGACGGCGTTCTTGGGTGCCGCTGCTGGTGGTATCTATGGTGCTGTGAACCGTTGTGTTCGTGTGGGCACCATGATTGAACACACCGGCCGCGTGGTGACCGGCCCGTCGATTAGTGCGGCGCTGGCGACTCGTCAGCTGGATCGTGCTCGAGATATTTTCCTTTCGACCACTCGCGTGTTGACTGCGTTGTCTTGGCCGTTCTACCTCTCCCTCGCGTTCTTTGGTCCGACTCTTTTGGGCTTCTTTGGTAAGGGCTTTGAGGCTGGCGCCGGTATTCTCTGGGTGATTTGCCCGGCGGCGATGCTGTCGATGAGTGCCGGTGGCGTGCAGTCTGTTCTGCTGATGAGCGGTAAGAGCCGCTGGCAACTGTTGAACAAGCTCTCCTCCCTGGTGGTGGCTGTGACTTTGAACTTCACCTTGGTTCCGGTATGGGGCCTGTACGGTGCGGTGACGGCTTGGGCTTCTGCTCTGCTGATTGACACCTTCCTTGCGAGCTACCAGGTGTTCCGCCTCGTCGGTATTCGCGCTTCGGCCCGTGAGATGGCTCCTTCGCTCTTCTTGGGCGCGGCTGTTCCGACAGCGTGTGCTCTGGTGTCTTTGACTTTCTTGGGTCAGAGCGTTCTGGGCGTTATCGTGTACGTGGTGCTACTCGTTCCGGTGTACGGTGTGGTACTGTACCGCTTCCGCAAGGCGCTGGGTATTGAGCGTTTCCTCTCCGCCCGCCGCGCGAAGACTTAA